The bacterium genome contains the following window.
AATGGAACTGTACATATTTTAAAATACTGACAAAAATTTTAACAAACAACATCAGAGTTAACCAGAAAATAATATTACATAAAAGGCCTTTCTTTAAAACTTCGCCCCTATTGAAAGATAGGCGCATGTCTGAACTTCGCGTGGAGAGCTGAAGTTTCTGTCTCCTCTGCTTAAAACAAATTCCAGGCTTCCTATTGGGTATGCAAATGTGAACCCGAATCCGTATCCAAAGACATTTTTCCCCGAACCTTTCTGATTACCCGTATCTTTTATGTCAAACGCAGCATTCCCAATTGCACGTACATACAGAAAACGGTGGACCTGAAACCTGTATTCCATTCTTACAAGATCCATCTGACTTGCAAAAAGCTGATCCCATCTCATCCCCACAAAAGCATCCGGTTTTCCCTGATTTAAAAAATTGTATATGGGAAGATCTGCTGAGCTGCGGCCCGAAAAAAGATACAAACGTGCAGTGTGGCGAAAACCGATTGTCTGGTAAAAATCACCGTAAATTAAAAAACGCTCGTATGATAAATCCGAGTATAAATTTTTATAGCTTCCTTCAAATTCGGAATATATCTGAAACCCCTTCTTCGGCATATAGATATCGTCAACATAATCAAAATCAATGCTTGCTTTTATCTTCCTGAGATCTGCTTTGTAATGGGGGAAATCAACAGGATCAAGAGAAGATATTGTTGGTTCTGTATCTATTTCTTCAATGTTGTATGACACTTCTCCGCGGATTGAACCGGAGAAAAACAATCCGATTCCGGCTCCCGCTCCTGCTGATCTGTTTTTGTAATTTGCAGAAACCAGCCCTTCCGAATCATAAAGCCTCAGAGGAATATCTTTATAATTAAGTCTGATAAAAGGGTCTATTGTGCGGGAAGGATAATGAATTAGAAAACTGTAATTCCACAGGCCTGCAAACTGCGCTTCATTAACAACACGCATACCGGAGAAAGGGATATCAGTTAACTGGCTGGAAATAATACCTACAAATTTATGATAATTGTCAAAGCGCATGCCAAAGCGGAGGATTCGCAGAGGCTTTTCTTTGATGTCTAATTTCAGATGTACCTTTTTTCCATCCACCTGTTCCAGCTTGTACGTAATCTTCTCAAAATAACCGTAGGAATAGAGCGACATTATTCGCCTGTGAAGATCTTCCGTATTGAGTTTTTCTCCCGGTTTGAGCCCAAGCAAACGGTAGATAAAACCATAAGAATGTCTTTTATTGCCTGTAATGGATATGCTTGATATAACAGGTTCAGGCCGCTGCCATACCCTTACATCTATCCTTATGCCCTCATCAGGCAGGGGAATCAACTCATAAGTGACCTCTTTAAAAAATCCGCTGTTTCTAAGCCGGTCAATGCACTGCTTAAATTTATCGGGATCAAATTTGTCACCTTTCTCAATACACACATGACCCCTTATTTTTTCATAATCCATTGTAGTCGGCCCTGTAATACGTATTCCCCTGACTGTGTACTGCCCTGCCTGTGCTTTAAGATCATGTACATTATGAAAACATTCCAGATGGTTCAGATCTCTTAAAACTGTTAATTTATTTTTAAATTGTTCTGCAGACTCATCTCCCCTTGCAATAATTTTTTCTATTTTCTCGTCTATGAAATCAGTCATTGTAAATTCATTAAGATCAGGCTGAATATAAATG
Protein-coding sequences here:
- a CDS encoding patatin-like phospholipase family protein, translating into MIRRLFFPGLIAFLLISIPLNAQESPKVGLVLSGGGARGFAHIGILKMLDSLNIRIDYIAGTSMGGILGALYAIGYSGEELEKIVRHTDWVEIFSDKPKRSIQPYYQKKECGRYQLNFGIVDFKPVLPSGLIIGQKLYLLFADLIFPFNKIRNFDNLPIPFRCVAVNLQSGNEFIIKNGFLDKAMRTTMAIPSIFSPVAWGDSVYIDGGISNNLPVDVVKKMGADIVIAVDVMGQQKNPAPDRSIFDVFNSTISILGMERWRKNLANSDIYIQPDLNEFTMTDFIDEKIEKIIARGDESAEQFKNKLTVLRDLNHLECFHNVHDLKAQAGQYTVRGIRITGPTTMDYEKIRGHVCIEKGDKFDPDKFKQCIDRLRNSGFFKEVTYELIPLPDEGIRIDVRVWQRPEPVISSISITGNKRHSYGFIYRLLGLKPGEKLNTEDLHRRIMSLYSYGYFEKITYKLEQVDGKKVHLKLDIKEKPLRILRFGMRFDNYHKFVGIISSQLTDIPFSGMRVVNEAQFAGLWNYSFLIHYPSRTIDPFIRLNYKDIPLRLYDSEGLVSANYKNRSAGAGAGIGLFFSGSIRGEVSYNIEEIDTEPTISSLDPVDFPHYKADLRKIKASIDFDYVDDIYMPKKGFQIYSEFEGSYKNLYSDLSYERFLIYGDFYQTIGFRHTARLYLFSGRSSADLPIYNFLNQGKPDAFVGMRWDQLFASQMDLVRMEYRFQVHRFLYVRAIGNAAFDIKDTGNQKGSGKNVFGYGFGFTFAYPIGSLEFVLSRGDRNFSSPREVQTCAYLSIGAKF